The following coding sequences are from one Arachis hypogaea cultivar Tifrunner chromosome 7, arahy.Tifrunner.gnm2.J5K5, whole genome shotgun sequence window:
- the LOC112701748 gene encoding pentatricopeptide repeat-containing protein At3g62890 codes for MNAMQNLAQSFSLNPFLFQDRNFTQFPQTPHQFHALYLKSGTLNHPSLSSRLLSLYTDPKINDLKSALSLFDALPQPSLLSWNLIIKCCVQNHRSNDAVALFRRMVLHGVVPDGFTLPCVIKGCARLVAVHEGKQVHGLGLKIGFGSDKFVQSSLVSMYAKWGEMGVAREVFDRMEDKDLVSWNSLIDGYARNGDVEFAMKLFDEMPERDEFTWTALVDGLCKCGEVETAREVFDQMPSKSLISCNAMINGYMKCRKVHLANQLFSQMPVRSLISWNSMIAGFELNGWYVEALELFDALLKEGLMPSNVTILSALSAVSSLTVLSNGRWIHSFMVKHGFELDGVLGTSLIAMYSKCGSIESAMKVFEAIANKKLGHWTAIIVGLGMHGLADQSLELFQRMRRIGMKPHDITFIGVLNACSHAGLVDDGSRIFHMMIDEYKIKPTVEHYGCYVDILCRAGHLEQAKMIIESMPMRPNKVIWMSLLGGSRNHGNLEIGEYAAHNLIEADPDFTGCYTVLSNMYAAAGKWDKVSQVREMMKKRRVSKDVGCSFIEHRGQLHRFIVGDRSHPQSEDIYAKLKEMREKLKQAGHVPDTSQVLLNIEGEKEKESELENHSERLAISFGLINMEGTTPIRIIKNLRVCNDCHEVTKLLSVIYHREIVVRDNSRFHHFKNGSCSCNDFW; via the coding sequence ATGAATGCAATGCAGAACCTTGCTCAATCTTTCTCTCTCAATCCATTTCTCTTTCAAGATCGTAACTTTACTCAATTCCCCCAAACCCCACACCAATTCCACGCTCTCTATCTCAAAAGCGGCACCTTGAATcacccttctctctcttctcgcCTTCTTTCCCTCTACACGGACCCCAAAATCAATGACCTCAAAAGTGCCCTCTCCCTGTTCGACGCATTGCCACAACCCTCTCTGCTTTCGTGGAACTTGATCATCAAGTGCTGCGTTCAGAACCACCGTTCCAATGATGCTGTTGCACTCTTTCGCCGAATGGTTCTTCATGGGGTTGTGCCCGATGGGTTCACGCTCCCTTGCGTGATCAAGGGATGTGCTCGCTTGGTTGCGGTTCACGAGGGAAAACAGGTTCATGGGTTGGGATTGAAAATTGGGTTCGGTTCGGATAAGTTTGTGCAGAGCAGTTTGGTGAGCATGTATGCGAAGTGGGGTGAGATGGGTGTGGCTAGAGAAGTGTTTGATCGAATGGAGGACAAGGATTTGGTGTCTTGGAACTCTTTGATTGATGGGTATGCTAGAAATGGTGATGTTGAGTTTGCGATGAAGCTGTTCGATGAAATGCCTGAGAGGGATGAGTTTACTTGGACTGCTTTGGTTGATGGGTTATGCAAATGCGGCGAGGTTGAGACTGCAAGAGAGGTGTTTGATCAAATGCCTAGTAAGAGCTTGATCTCCTGTAATGCTATGATTAATGGGTATATGAAGTGTAGGAAAGTCCATCTGGCTAATCAGTTGTTTAGCCAGATGCCGGTGAGGAGTCTGATAAGCTGGAACTCAATGATAGCAGGTTTCGAGCTCAATGGGTGGTATGTTGAAGCTTTAGAGTTGTTTGATGCACTTTTGAAAGAGGGACTCATGCCCAGCAATGTTACAATACTCAGTGCTCTTTCAGCAGTTTCAAGTTTAACTGTTCTCAGTAATGGAAGATGGATTCATTCGTTTATGGTTAAACATGGCTTTGAATTAGATGGCGTACTTGGTACATCGCTGATAGCAATGTATTCCAAGTGTGGCAGCATAGAGAGTGCCATGAAAGTTTTTGAAGCAATAGCCAATAAGAAGTTGGGACATTGGACGGCTATAATTGTGGGGCTAGGAATGCATGGCTTAGCTGACCAATCTCTTGAGCTTTTTCAGCGAATGCGCAGAATCGGAATGAAACCACATGATATAACTTTCATTGGAGTGTTGAATGCTTGTAGTCATGCAGGATTGGTTGATGACGGAAGCCGGATTTTTCACATGATGATAGATGAATACAAAATCAAGCCAACAGTTGAGCATTATGGTTGCTATGTTGACATTTTGTGTAGAGCTGGACATCTAGAGCAGGCAAAGATGATTATTGAGAGCATGCCAATGAGGCCGAACAAAGTTATCTGGATGAGTTTGCTCGGCGGTTCTAGGAACCATGGAAATTTGGAAATTGGCGAATATGCAGCTCATAATTTGATCGAGGCAGATCCAGATTTCACTGGGTGTTACACCGTGCTGTCAAACATGTATGCCGCAGCTGGGAAGTGGGATAAGGTTTCACAAGTAAGGGAAAtgatgaagaaaagaagagtatcCAAGGATGTTGGATGCAGCTTCATTGAGCACAGAGGCCAACTTCATAGGTTTATTGTGGGTGATAGATCACATCCGCAATCTGAGGACATATATGCAAAATTGAAGGAGATGAGGGAAAAACTGAAACAAGCTGGTCATGTTCCTGATACAAGCCAGGTTCTACTGAATATTGAAGGGGAGAAAGAAAAGGAATCTGAATTAGAGAACCACAGTGAGAGGTTGGCCATATCATTTGGCCTCATCAATATGGAAGGCACAACTC
- the LOC112701747 gene encoding uncharacterized protein — MGRQDNDHTMVNSSIALLQERFRQLEKVKERREGKELLKLLSSSSSSSSSSETHDLRGNLSSMQNQQASQRNKNNSLQPRLMVPSHRPGFHDDSLSLGLNLNSKQGYYDHHNYTMKSSSSSPSSSSSYSLWSSPQGASSSSRNFESSDVDTSLHL, encoded by the coding sequence ATGGGTAGGCAAGATAATGATCACACAATGGTGAATTCCTCCATTGCTCTTCTCCAAGAGAGGTTTAGGCAATTGgagaaagtgaaagaaagaagagaagggaaAGAACTTCTTAAGTtgctgtcttcttcttcttcttcttcctcttcttcagaaACTCATGATCTGAGAGGTAATTTATCATCTATGCAGAACCAACAAGCATCACAGAGGAATAAGAATAACTCTCTACAACCAAGGTTGATGGTTCCATCACATAGGCCAGGTTTTCATGATGATTCTCTTTCTCTTGGTCTCAACTTGAATTCCAAGCAAGGTTATTATGATCATCATAACTATACCatgaaatcatcatcatcatcaccatcatcctcctcctcctataGTTTATGGTCATCACCACAAGGTGCATCATCGTCATCAAGAAATTTTGAGAGCTCTGATGTTGATACTTCCCTTCATCTGTAA